In one window of Camelina sativa cultivar DH55 chromosome 15, Cs, whole genome shotgun sequence DNA:
- the LOC104745595 gene encoding hemK methyltransferase family member 2, producing the protein MPSRIASIRLVSSHREVYEPCDDSFALVDALLADRTNLIEHNPKVCMEIGCGSGYVITSLILLLKNEVHGVHYLATDTNPIAARVTKETLKAHGVDADVICADIATGLDTRLAGSVDVIVVNPPYVPTPEYEVGMEGIASAWAGGENGRTVIDKILPVVDLLLSEKGWLYMVTLTSNYPVEICLMMRKKGYASRIVVQRSTEEENLLILKFWRDKDDDDDEESNKDKDKEEISSPTFVSQFYKSLSLLMEKKQKQRR; encoded by the coding sequence ATGCCATCAAGAATTGCTTCAATCCGTCTAGTAAGTTCTCATCGTGAGGTCTACGAACCATGCGATGATTCATTTGCGTTAGTTGATGCATTACTAGCTGATCGAACCAACCTGATAGAGCACAACCCTAAGGTTTGTATGGAGATTGGTTGCGGAAGCGGGTACGTCATAACTTCGCTTATACTTCTCCTTAAAAACGAAGTTCACGGTGTTCACTATCTCGCCACTGACACAAACCCAATAGCTGCAAGAGTGACAAAAGAAACACTAAAAGCACATGGAGTTGACGCTGATGTTATCTGCGCTGATATAGCCACCGGTCTAGACACAAGACTTGCTGGATCAGTGGACGTGATTGTTGTGAACCCGCCTTATGTGCCAACACCAGAATACGAAGTTGGAATGGAAGGTATAGCCTCAGCTTGGGCTGGAGGTGAGAATGGTCGGACGGTTATAGATAAAATCTTGCCAGTGGTGGACCTTTTGCTATCGGAGAAAGGTTGGCTCTATATGGTGACGTTAACTTCGAATTACCCTGTAGAGATTTGTCTGATGATGAGAAAGAAAGGTTACGCTTCGAGAATTGTGGTTCAGAGATCAACAGAAGAGGAGAATCTCCTTATACTCAAGTTCTGGAGAGacaaggatgatgatgatgatgaggagagCAACAAGGACAAGGATAAGGAGGAGATATCATCACCAACGTTTGTTTCTCAGTTTTATAAATCTTTGTCATTGCTTatggagaagaaacagaaacaacgGCGTTGA
- the LOC104745596 gene encoding TATA-box-binding protein 1, with protein sequence MAEQGLEGSNPVDLVQHPSGIVPTLQNIVSTVNLDCKLDLKAIALQARNAEYNPKRFAAVIMRIREPKTTALIFASGKMVCTGAKSEYFSKMAARKYARIVQKLGFPAKFKDFKIQNIVGSCDVKFPIRLEGLAYSHAAFSSYEPELFPGLIYRMKVPKIVLLIFVSGKIVITGAKMRDETYRAFENIYPVLSEFRKIQQ encoded by the exons ATGGCCGAACAAGGATTGGAAGGGAGTAATCCAGTGGACCTTGTCCAGCATCCTTCAGGGATTGTTCCTACTCTTCA aaaCATAGTTTCTACGGTGAACTTAGACTGCAAGCTCGATCTTAAAGCTATAGCTTTGCAGGCTCGGAATGCTGAATATAATCCCAAG CGTTTTGCTGCCGTGATAATGAGAATCAGAGAACCGAAGACTACAGCATTAATATTCGCTTCAGGGAAAATG GTCTGTACTGGAGCCAAGAGCGAGTACTTTTCAAAGATGGCTGCAAGAAAG TATGCTAGAATTGTGCAGAAATTGGGATTCCCTGCAAAATTCAAG GATTTCAAGATTCAGAATATAGTAGGTTCTTGTGATGTCAAATTTCCTATAAGACTTGAAGGTCTTGCTTACTCTCACGCTGCTTTCTCAAGT TATGAGCCCGAGCTCTTCCCAGGGCTTATTTACAGGATGAAAGTGCCAAAAATCGTTCTTCTAATATTTGTCTCTGGAAAGATCGTGATCACAGGAGCCAAG ATGAGAGACGAGACCTACAGAGCCTTTGAGAATATATACCCCGTCCTCTCGGAGTTCAGGAAGATACAGCAATA G
- the LOC104748169 gene encoding uncharacterized protein LOC104748169, with product MIKRVRDAYGDESSSSESEEFHRRNIRLKVKIPDERSEDDEDESSTQQQLPQRKHFCVICKKQFSSGKAYGGHVRIHSTEYNNKGKMKKKLKMTKKNKRKIGLVKKDKEKEIDLISTDMEGKIRCCLCGKAFQTMHSLFGHMRRHPDRSWKGIRPPPPQDKFKLSYLGDDNDDDDDDDEEEDGVMSRSMMMSHVTADVREAACILMMIAYTSSKYWDGMKKAMESPKAEVRSSSCYKEKDKVLGDDGMDDKKGLIVDMKIKMEIEVEVNDSPDETKSSLGFDLNEPPYHEDHSYSG from the coding sequence ATGATTAAGAGAGTAAGAGACGCTTACGGTGATGAGTCTTCTTCATCGGAATCTGAAGAGTTTCACCGGAGAAACATCCGGCTGAAGGTGAAGATACCGGATGAAAGaagtgaagatgatgaggatgagtCGTCTACTCAGCAGCAGCTTCCGCAGAGAAAACACTTCTGTGTGATTTGTAAGAAACAGTTTAGCTCTGGTAAGGCTTATGGTGGTCACGTTAGGATCCACTCGACTGAGTACAATAACAAgggaaagatgaagaagaagttgaagatgacgaagaagaataagagaaagattggtttggtgaagaaagacaaagagaaagagatagatcTGATTAGTACTGACATGGAAGGTAAGATTAGGTGTTGTCTTTGTGGAAAAGCATTTCAAACGATGCACTCTTTGTTCGGACATATGAGGAGACATCCTGACCGGAGTTGGAAAGGTATACGACCTCCTCCACCACAAGACAAGTTCAAGCTCAGCTATTTGGGTGATGAtaatgacgatgatgatgatgatgatgaggaggaggatggtgTGATGAGTAGATCCATGATGATGAGTCATGTGACCGCTGATGTTCGAGAAGCTGCTTGTATTCTTATGATGATCGCTTACACTTCAAGCAAGTACTGGGATGGGATGAAGAAGGCTATGGAATCACCTAAAGCCGAGGTAAGAAGTTCAAGTTgctacaaagaaaaagataaggTATTAGGTGATGATGGGATGGATGATAAGAAGGGTTTGATTGTAGATATGAAGATAAAGATGGAAATTGAAGTGGAGGTGAATGATTCTCCAGATGAAACTAAGAGCTCCttagggtttgatctcaacgAGCCTCCTTACCATGAAGATCATTCTTATTCCGGTTGA
- the LOC104745597 gene encoding uncharacterized protein LOC104745597, translating to MATVAPPADQAADLLQKLSLDSQAKASEIPEPNKKTAVYQYGGVDVHGQVPSYDRSLTPMLPSDAADPSVCYLPTPYTPYYYNAYGSGQEWTDYSAYTNPEGVDMNSGIYGENGTVVYPQGYGYAAYPPYSPATSPVPQVGGDGQLFGAQQYQYPTYFPNSGPFASSVATPTQGDLSANKAAGVKTLPADSNNVASAAGITKGSNGSAPVKPTNQTALNTSSNLYGMGAPGGGYTTGYQQDPRYSYDGYYAPVPWHDSSKYSDVQRPVSGSGIASSYSKSSTVPSSRNQNYRSNSHYTGMNQPASMTGYGATQGYYNRMYSANKLYGQYGNTGRSGMGYGSSGYDSRSNGRGWVTTDNKYRSWGRGNSYFYGNENNVDGLNELNRGPRAKGTKNQKGNLEDSLEVKEQTGEPNVTEIGEADTSCVVVPDREQYNKEDFPVDYANAMFFIIKSYSEDDVHKSIKYNVWASTPNGNKKLAAAYQEAQQKPGGCPIFLFFSVNASGQFVGLAEMTGPVDFNTNVEYWQQDKWTGSFPLKWHVVKDVPNSLLKHITLENNENKPVTNSRDTQEVKLEQGLKIVKIFKEHSSKTCILDDFSFYEVRQKTILEKKAKQQQTQKQVSEEKTTEEKKESATADSASKDSPSAVQTTGDVKVAENGSVAKPVPVDVVANGC from the exons ATGGCTACCGTTGCTCCTCCTGCTGATC AAGCTGCAGATCTGTTGCAGAAACTATCTTTGGACTCCCAAGCTAAAGCTTCTGAGATCCCTGAGCCTAACAAGAAG ACTGCTGTGTACCAGTATGGAGGCGTTGATGTTCATGGTCAAGTTCCTTCGTACGATCGATCTTTGACACCAATGCTTCCCAGTGATGCTGCCGACCCTTCTGTTTGCTATCTTCCTACTCCCTACACTCCCTATTATTATAATG CATATGGGAGTGGTCAAGAGTGGACTGACTACTCAGCTTACACAAATCCTGAGGGTGTTGACATGAATTCT GGAATTTATGGAGAGAACGGAACTGTTGTGTATCCTCAAGGTTACGGGTATGCTGCATATCCTCCTTACTCGCCAGCAACAAGCCCTGTCCCACAGGTTGGCGGAGATGGGCAGTTGTTTGGTGCTCAGCAGTACCAGTATCCTACCTATTTTCCAAACAGTGGACCTTTTGCTTCATCTGTTGCTACTCCTACCCAGGGGGATCTCTCTGCGAACAAAGCTGCTGGTGTGAAAACACTACCTGCGGATAGCAATAATGTTGCTTCTGCTGCTGGTATCACTAAAGGAAGCAATGGATCAGCTCCAGTGAAACCTACTAACCAGACCGCACTTAACACCTCAAGTAATTTGTATGGAATGGGTGCTCCAGGAGGAGGTTACACTACTGGTTATCAGCAGGATCCCAGGTATAGCTATGATGGGTATTATGCTCCTGTCCCGTGGCATGATAGCTCGAAGTACTCAGATGTGCAGAGACCTGTGTCTGGTAGTGGAATTGCTTCCTCCTATTCCAAATCTAGCACTGTACCTTCATCGAGGAACCAAAACTACCGTTCAAATTCTCACTACACG GGTATGAACCAGCCTGCATCAATGACGGGCTATGGTGCAACTCAGGGATACTACAACAGGATGTATTCAGCAAACAAGTTGTATGGTCAGTATGGTAATACAGGGAGATCTGGTATGGGTTATGGTTCTTCTGGTTATGATTCAAGATCAAATGGAAGAGGATGGGTGACCACAGACAACAAATACAGAAGCTGGGGAAGGGGTAACAGTTACTTCTACGGAAATGAGAACAATGTAGATGGTTTGAATGAACTTAACAGGGGACCTAGAGCTAAGGGCACTAAGAACCAGAAGGGAAATTTAGAAGATAGCTTAGAGGTTAAGGAGCAGACTGGAGAACCAAATGTAACTGAGATTGGGGAGGCGGATACCTCATGTGTTGTTGTTCCTGACAGAGAACAGTACAACAAGGAAGATTTCCCAGTGGATTATGCAAATGCCATGTTCTTTATCATCAAGTCGTACAGTGAAGATGATGTGCACAAGAGCATCAAATATAATGTTTGGGCTAGCACACCAAATGGAAACAAGAAGCTTGCTGCGGCATACCAGGAAGCTCAGCAGAAACCTGGCGGCTGTcccatcttcctctttttctcg GTCAATGCAAGTGGACAATTTGTTGGTCTTGCTGAAATGACAGGACCAGTAGATTTCAACACAAATGTGGAGTACTGGCAGCAAGATAAGTGGACTGGCTCTTTCCCCCTCAAGTGGCATGTTGTGAAGGATGttccaaacagtttgctgaaaCATATCACTCTTGAGAACAATGAGAACAAACCTGTTACCAACAGCAGAGACACACAAGAG GTCAAGTTGGAGCAAGGTTTGAAGATTGTGAAAATTTTCAAGGAGCATAGCAGTAAGACTtgcattttggatgatttttcaTTCTACGAGGTTCGACAGAAGACTATCTTGGAGAAGAAAGCCAAGCAGCAGCAAACCCAGAAACAG GTAAGTGAGGAGAAGACGactgaagaaaaaaaggaatctgCAACTGCGGATTCAGCGAGTAAAGATTCTCCTTCAGCAGTGCAAACAACTGGTGATGTCAAGGTTGCTGAGAATGGATCTGTTGCTAAACCAGTCCCAGTTGATGTGGTGGCAAATGGTTGCTAG
- the LOC104745598 gene encoding LOW QUALITY PROTEIN: chaperonin 60 subunit beta 2, chloroplastic (The sequence of the model RefSeq protein was modified relative to this genomic sequence to represent the inferred CDS: substituted 1 base at 1 genomic stop codon) — MASTFTATSSLGSLVAPNAIKLSSAASISSSSFGRRQNLCLRRSRPAIVCAAKDLHFNKDGTTIRRLQSGVNKLADLVGVTLGPKGRNVVLESKYGSPRIVNDGVTVAREVELEDPVENIGAKLVRXAAAKTNDLAGDGTTTSVVLAQGFIAEGVKVVAAGANPVLITRGIEKTAKALVHELKLMSKEVEDSELADVAAVSAGNNHEVGSMIAEAMSKVGRKGVVTLEEGKSAENNLYVVEGMQFDRGYISPYFVTDSEKMSVEFDNCKLLLVDKKITNARDLVGVLEDAIRGGYPILIIAEDIEQEALATLVVNKLRGTLKIAALKAPGFGERKSQYLDDIAILTGGTVIREEVGLSLDKAGKEVLGNASKVVLTKEMTTIVGDGTTQEAVNKRVVQIRNLIEQAEQDYEKEKLNERIAKLSGGVAVIQVGAQTETELKEKKLRVEDALNATKAAVEEGIVVGGGCTLLRLASKVDAIKSTLENDEEKVGAEIVKRALSYPLKLIAKNAGVNGSVVSEKVLANDNVKFGYNAATGKYEDLMAAGIIDPTKVVRCCLEHAASVAKTFLMSDCVVVEIPEPEPVPAGNPMDNSGYGY, encoded by the exons ATGGCATCGACGTTCACTGCCACGTCTTCCCTTGGTTCCTTGGTAGCTCCTAATGCTATCAAGTTGTCTTCTGCGGCTTCCATTTCTTCAAGCTCTTTTGGGAGGAGACAGAATCTGTGCCTAAGAAGGTCCCGTCCTGCTATAGTCTGTGCAGCCAAGGACTTGCATTTCAACAAGGATGGGACTACCATAAGGAGACTTCAG AGTGGTGTTAATAAGCTTGCGGACCTTGTTGGTGTCACACTTGGACCAAAAGGTAGAAATGTTGTTCTTGAGAGCAAGTATGGATCCCCAAGAATTGTTAATGATGGTGTCACTGTTGCTAGGGAG GTCGAGTTGGAGGACCCTGTTGAGAACATTGGTGCAAAGCTTGTAAGGTAAGCAGCTGCAAAGACCAATGACTTGGCTGGTGACGGTACAACAACATCTGTTGTTCTTGCACAAGGTTTTATTGCTGAGGGTGTCAAG GTGGTGGCTGCAGGTGCAAACCCTGTATTGATCACTAGGGGCATTGAGAAAACAGCTAAGGCTTTGGTTCACGAGCTGAAACTAATGTCTAAGGAG GTTGAAGACAGTGAACTCGCTGATGTGGCAGCTGTTAGTGCTGGTAATAACCATGAAGTCGGAAGTATGATTGCTGAAGCAATGAGCAAAGTGGGCAGGAAGGGTGTGGTGACCCTGGAGGAGGGTAAAAGCGCTGAGAACAACCTTTACGTTGTGGAAGGAATGCAATTTGACCGTGGTTATATCTCTCCATACTTTGTGACAGACAGTGAGAAAATGTCTGTTGAGTTCGATAACTGCAAG TTGCTTCTTGTTGACAAGAAAATTACCAATGCAAGGGATCTTGTTGGTGTTCTAGAGGATGCCATTAGGGGCGGATACCCAATCCTTATAATTGCGGAAGATATTGAACAAGAAGCTTTAGCTACTCTTGTTGTTAACAAGCTTAGAGGCACATTGAAGATTGCAGCTCTCAAAGCTCCTGGATTTGGAGAGCGCAAGAGCCAATACCTTGACGATATTGCCATTCTAACTGGAG GAACTGTGATAAGAGAGGAAGTTGGTCTTTCCCTTGACAAAGCTGGAAAAGAGGTTCTGGGTAACGCTTCTAAGGTTGTCCTGACAAAGGAGATGACAACGATTGTGGGTGATGGGACCACTCAGGAAGCAGTGAACAAACGTGTTGTACAGATTAGAAATCTTATTGAG CAAGCGGAGCAAGACTACGAGAAGGAGAAATTAAACGAGAGAATTGCAAAACTCTCTGGTGGAGTTGCTGTAATTCAG GTTGGAGCTCAAACTGAGACGGAGCTTAAAGAAAAGAAGCTGAGAGTGGAAGATGCTCTTAATGCGACAAAG GCTGCTGTTGAGGAAGGTATTGTCGTCGGTGGTGGTTGCACTCTGCTCCGGCTTGCATCCAAGGTCGATGCCATCAAGAGTACCCTtgaaaatgatgaagaaaag GTTGGAGCGGAAATCGTTAAAAGAGCACTGAGTTACCCTCTGAAATTGATAGCCAAGAATGCTGGTGTCAATGGAAGTGTTGTCAGCGAGAAG GTGCTAGCTAATGATAATGTGAAATTTGGTTACAATGCTGCAACGGGCAAGTATGAAGACCTGATGGCTGCAGGCATCATCGACCCGACAAAG GTTGTGAGATGTTGCTTGGAACATGCAGCCTCGGTTGCAAAAACTTTCCTGATGTCTGACTGTGTGGTTGTTGAGATCCCAGAGCCAGAGCCAGTTCCTGCTGGCAACCCCATGGACAACTCAG GATATGGATACTAA
- the LOC104745599 gene encoding nuclear polyadenylated RNA-binding protein 3 translates to MIGWCFQDPTYVLMRVLLCKIQCPSFICFCKPSPHIYASGSLKLENSPPSSQVSSSTATTVVDHDDDDAAHVEEEEEEVVDHVDDGLLTEVEVKKEEEEEEGHGNGEILKSSLRKEVLDSADGGVRREKKKVQWVDLMGKELAEIREFESSEEEDTRYDGDQSCVCVIL, encoded by the exons atgattgGGTGGTGTTTTCAAGACCCAACATATGTTTTGATGAGGGTTTTGCTTTGTAAGATCCAGTGCCCTTCTTTCATCTGTTTCTGTAAGCCTTCTCCTCATATCTACGCATCTGGTTCTCTTAAATTGGAGaactctcctccttcttctcaaGTGTCTTCTTCTACTGCTACTACTGTTGtcgatcatgatgatgatgatgctgcacatgtagaagaagaagaggaagaagttgtTGATCATGTGGATGATGGTTTGTTGACTGAGGTTGaggtaaagaaagaagaagaggaagaggaaggtcATGGTAATGGGGAAATCTTGAAGAGCAGTCTCAGAAAGGAGGTTTTAGATTCAGCTGATGGTGGTGtgagaagggagaagaagaaagtacaGTGGGTGGATTTGATGGGGAAAGAACTTGCTGAGATCCGAGAATTCGAGTCTAG cgaagaagaagatacaagaTATGATGGCGATCAAAGCTGTGTTTGTGTTATTCTGTGA
- the LOC104748170 gene encoding F-box/kelch-repeat protein At3g13680-like: protein MSFSDLPGDLADDICSRVPMKSLSAMRSTCKTLNDLSKNHMLGKAARKQEFRGFYIKDFKVCFMTFDLQGIRDKYSGYVYPPMKEISILGKVEPRRVFHCDGLLLCDTEQDSKASKLVVWNPYLGKTWRIQDGCYRLFKLDLYALGYDKNRNHKILRFFDYYSMIKPSIASQIYEFSSNSWRDISVTPDEHAWFLEGFVSLKGNTYFLAHKDERFLLCFDFTTERFGPRLYLPSSSFSEERVTLSCVREEQVAVLYQRSETGESSSSMIEIWVTNKIDPSAVSWSKFLNVNITADLTGYPVGFQAGSFFIDEEEKVAVVFDLDAYLEYKFLYYQTGSHHWRRWIY, encoded by the coding sequence ATGAGTTTCTCCGATCTTCCAGGGGATTTAGCAGATGATATATGCTCTAGGGTTCCAATGAAATCTCTAAGTGCAATGCGATCCACTTGCAAAACGTTAAACGATTTATCCAAAAACCATATGTTAGGTAAAGCAGCAAGGAAGCAAGAGTTTCGCGGGTTCTATATAAAGGATTTTAAGGTATGTTTTATGACGTTCGATCTCCAAGGAATCCGCGATAAATATAGTGGATACGTTTATCCACCTATGAAGGAAATAAGTATACTTGGTAAAGTCGAGCCAAGGAGAGTCTTTCACTGTGACGGCTTATTATTATGTGATACCGAGCAGGACTCTAAGGCTTCTAAGCTCGTGGTATGGAACCCGTATCTAGGGAAAACTTGGCGGATCCAGGACGGTTGTTACCGTTTGTTCAAGTTAGATTTGTATGCTCTCGGATACGACAAGAAccgtaaccacaaaatcttgaggttttTCGATTACTACAGTATGATAAAACCAAGTATTGCTAGCCAAATCTACGAGTTTAGCTCTAATTCTTGGAGAGATATTTCTGTCACTCCCGACGAGCATGCATGGTTTCTTGAAGGCTTCGTGTCTTTGAAAGGAAATACTTATTTCTTGGCTCACAAGGATGAAcgttttttactctgttttgactttacaacagagagatttggaccgcGTCTTTATCTGCCCTCTAGCTCTTTTTCTGAAGAGCGTGTGACTCTATCTTGTGTCAGAGAGGAGCAGGTGGCTGTGTTATACCAAAGGTCTGAGACAGGTGAGTCCTCCTCGTCGATGATTGAGATTTGGGTTACGAATAAGATTGATCCCAGTGCGGTATCATGGAGCAAGTTTTTGAACGTTAATATAACAGCTGATCTTACTGGTTATCCTGTTGGTTTTCAAGCTGGAAGCTTCTTCATCGACGAGGAGGAGAAGGTCGCTGTGGTTTTTGATCTTGACGCGTATTTAGAGTACAAGTTTTTATACTACCAAACAGGCTCACATCATTGGAGAAGATGGATATATTAA
- the LOC104745600 gene encoding lysine--tRNA ligase, chloroplastic/mitochondrial — protein MEALKVWSLTATPLKQLLRLSSSSTRLATTIYGRRSYHLSPVLRCASAASSSSSNATTTETSKPSGRNRRSASSSNSTSDREAIRSIRLKKVEELRGQGLEPYAYKWEKTHSANQLQEIYKHLANGEESDNESDRVSIAGRVVARRAFGKLAFLTLRDDSGTIQLYCEKERLSDDQFEQLKALIDIGDILGASGSMKRTEKGELSICVNSFSILTKSLLPLPDKYHGLTDIDKRYRQRYVDMIANPEVADVFRRRAKIVSEIRKTVESFGYLEVETPVLQGAAGGAEARPFVTFHNSLGRDLYLRIATELHLKRMLVGGFEKVYEIGRIFRNEGISTRHNPEFTTIEMYEAYSDYQSMMDMAELIVTQCAMAVHGKLTIDYQGTEICLERPWRRETMHNLVKEITGIDFSVIGEDIGNAKDTVLLALQDVLEPKDKSGIRACSSLGHLLNEVFEVVVEPKLVQPTFVLDYPIEISPLAKPHRSNASLTERFELFICGREMANAFSELTDPVDQRTRLEEQVRQHNAKRAEAALESPEPNAKKDDDDEESYEVTLDEDFLTALEYGMPPASGMGLGIDRLVMLLTNSASIRDVIAFPVLKVQQ, from the exons atggagGCACTTAAGGTATGGAGTCTAACGGCGACGCCATTGAAGCAGTTACTCCgtctatcttcttcctctacgCGTCTCGCCACCACAATATACGGAAGAAGATCCTACCACTTATCACCGGTGCTCCGATGTGCCTccgcagcttcttcttcttcttccaatgcCACGACGACTGAAACTTCCAAACCTTCCGGCCGCAACCGCCGGTCCGCTTCCTCTTCCAATTCAACCTCTGATCGTGAAGCTATCCGCTCCATTCGCCTtaaaaag GTTGAAGAACTGAGAGGTCAAGGTCTTGAACCGTATGCTTATAAGTGGGAAAAAACTCACAGTGCAAATCAGCTTCAAGAGATATATAAGCATTTAGCTAATGGTGAAGAATCAGATAATGAGAGTGATCGTGTTTCTATAGCTGGCAGAGTTGTTGCTCGTAGAGCGTTTGGGAAACTTGCATTCTTGACTCTCAGAGATGACTCTGGAACTATTCAG CTTTACTGTGAGAAGGAAAGGCTTTCAGATGATCAGTTTGAACAGTTGAAGGCACTTATCGATATTGGTGATATTTTGGGTGCTAGTGGCTCAATGAAGAGGACTGAGAAAG GGGAGCTTTCTATATGTGTGAATTCTTTTTCAATTCTCACAAAATCTCTCCTTCCACTGCCAGACAAATATCATGGTCTAACTGATATTGATAAACGTTACCGTCAACG GTATGTTGATATGATTGCTAATCCTGAAGTGGCTGATGTGTTCCGGAGAAGGGCAAAA ATCGTTTCAGAGATACGCAAGACAGTTGAGTCTTTTGGATATTTGGAGGTTGAAACTCCAGTTCTTCAG GGAGCAGCTGGTGGAGCGGAAGCAAGACCTTTCGTAACGTTTCATAACTCACTTGGGAGGGATCTATACCTGAGGATTGCAACTGAGCTTCACTTGAAGAGAATGCTG GTTGGTGGGTTTGAGAAAGTGTATGAAATTGGTCGTATATTTAGAAACGAAGGCATTTCGACACGGCACAATCCTGAATTCACAACCATCGAG ATGTATGAAGCTTATTCGGACTACCAGAGCATGATGGACATGGCGGAATTAATCGTCACTCAATGTGCAATGGCAGTTCATGGGAAGCTAACAATTGATTACCAG GGAACAGAAATCTGCCTCGAACGGCCTTGGAGGAGAGAAACCATGCATAATCTCGTTAAAGAGATTACAGGAATCGATTTCAGTGTGATAGGGGAAGATATCGGAAATGCCAAGGACACAGTTCTGCTGGCACTCCAAGACGTGCTTGAGCCCAAGGACAAATCCGGAATCAGAGCTTGCTCTTCCCTAGGCCATCTTCTTAATGAG GTTTTCGAAGTTGTTGTAGAGCCAAAGCTTGTGCAGCCGACATTTGTCTTGGACTACCCAATCGAAATATCTCCTTTGGCCAAGCCTCATCGCAG CAACGCAAGTTTGACTGAAAGATTTGAGCTGTTCATCTGTGGCCGTGAAATGGCAAACGCATTCTCTGAATTGACTGATCCAGTGGACCAG AGGACGCGGTTGGAAGAGCAAGTAAGGCAGCATAACGCAAAGAGAGCAGAGGCCGCACTGGAATCTCCTGAACCAAATGcaaagaaagatgatgatgatgaggagtcATATGAGGTAACCCTTGACGAAGACTTTCTCACTGCCCTGGAATACGGAATGCCTCCAGCTTCGGGAATG GGGCTTGGAATTGACAGGCTGGTGATGTTGCTGACGAACTCCGCTAGTATAAGAGACGTGATTGCGTTTCCTGTTCTGAAAGTTCAGCAGTAA
- the LOC104748171 gene encoding uncharacterized protein LOC104748171 produces MPVSKTYQPDRLIWHFTKSGKYSVKSGYRLARELNMDVEYGPTCTALRAQSWKLDVPSKIQHFFWQIGSGTLPLLERLAHRGVRCDTMCKRCNSGVETINHALFECPRSRGVWELSSVRMDPWGFPYTSIYANLDFIFWRASSQSWVSDIGIQLPWIIWSIWKDRNKKVFQGFEVEPLEILNQAATDKLLWEEAKSYSANYLEPPTFVEDRASSLLCQIDGSWKGTDPFQGLGWWCCSGELTTILLGARSHYRSISPLHAELQALIWAMESLLVAGVDCQAFETDSVELLAMVQKPEDWPAFSTLLEDFSLLRSSYPSFSLTKIPRDANVRADCLARSS; encoded by the coding sequence ATGCCGGTTAGTAAAACTTACCAACCGGATAGATTAATCTGGCATTTTACTAAATCGGGGAAATATTCCGTCAAATCCGGTTACCGGTTAGCTCGGGAATTGAATATGGATGTAGAGTATGGGCCGACGTGTACGGCTTTGCGGGCTCAATCATGGAAACTTGATGTACCCTCCAAGATCCAACACTTTTTTTGGCAGATTGGATCGGGTACTCTACCATTGCTAGAACGTCTTGCACATCGGGGTGTTCGTTGTGATACCATGTGTAAGAGATGCAATTCTGGAGTGGAAACTATAAATCATGCGCTCTTTGAGTGTCCAAGGTCTCGAGGTGTTTGGGAGTTGTCCTCTGTCCGGATGGACCCATGGGGTTTTCCATACACATCGATTTATGCGaatttagactttattttttggcgggcGTCTTCGCAATCCTGGGTCTCGGATATAGGCATTCAACTACCTTGGATTAtttggtcaatttggaaagataggaataaaaaggttttccaggGTTTTGAGGTAGAGCCTCTTGAGATTTTGAATCAAGCAGCTACTGATAAAttattgtgggaggaggccaagtcTTACTCAGCGAATTATCTGGAACCTCCGACTTTTGTGGAGGATAGGGCATCCTCTCTCCTATGCCAaattgatggttcatggaaaggtACAGACCCCTTCCAGGGTTTGGGTTGGTGGTGTTGCAGTGGAGAGCTTACAACGATCCTGTTGGGTGCACGGAGTCATTATCGGAGTATATCTCCATTACATGCAGAACTACAAGCGctgatctgggctatggagtctttaCTGGTGGCTGGAGTAGATTGTCAAGCTTTCGAGACGGATAGTGTAGAGTTGTTGGCAATGGTGCAGAAGCCGGAAGATTGGCCGGCTTTTTCTACTCTGTTGGAGGATTTCTCTCTACTTCGGAGTTCCTATCCCTCATTTTCCCTCACCAAGATTCCACGTGATGCCAACGTCAGAGCCGATTGCCTAGCTCGCTCCTCATGA